Proteins encoded together in one Anaerobranca californiensis DSM 14826 window:
- a CDS encoding Na+/H+ antiporter NhaC family protein, translated as MPEILTLLPPLVAILLAFVTKNVLFSLFIGVLTGTFLLNFNSHGFILSFFYAFIDLVDKLLSSLADPWNAGVILQCLAIGGLIAVVSKMGGAKAIAESLSKRAKSAKSTQLITWLLGLFVFFDDYANSLIVGPIMRPVADKMKISREKLAFIIDATAAPIAGMAIISTWIGYEISLIRDGYAQIGETVNAYGIFIETIPYRFYNIFIMVLIILTAILAREFGPMLTAEKRAKTFGKVIADDAKPLVSNENQSTLAKEGIKLSIWNAIIPIGSLILLAFLGFYYSGYTAIMSGEDLELIQLIKNQPLTLNSIREIFGESDASVVLFQSAFLASIIAIVMAVSQKIMTLGEAIDTWLEGVKSLIITGAILLLAWSLSATIKELGTAPYLAGVLSETLPGFLLPSLIFILGAVISFATGTSYGTMGILMPLVIPLAYSMASDVNLMTMSIGAVLTGAIFGDHCSPISDTTILSSMGSMCDHLHHVKTQLYYAISIGIVTVIFGYLPVALGVPVTFTLLSGILACFLLVRFIGKPVH; from the coding sequence ATGCCTGAAATTTTAACACTATTACCACCTCTAGTTGCCATTTTACTGGCCTTTGTAACTAAAAATGTCCTTTTCTCCCTTTTTATAGGGGTACTTACCGGTACATTTCTATTAAACTTTAATTCCCATGGCTTTATCCTAAGTTTCTTTTATGCCTTTATAGATTTAGTGGACAAACTACTTTCATCCCTTGCTGACCCTTGGAATGCCGGAGTAATCTTGCAATGTCTAGCAATTGGTGGATTAATTGCAGTTGTATCAAAAATGGGGGGTGCAAAGGCTATAGCAGAATCATTATCTAAAAGGGCTAAATCTGCTAAAAGTACCCAGTTAATAACCTGGCTTTTAGGCCTATTTGTATTCTTTGACGATTACGCCAACTCTTTGATTGTAGGTCCTATCATGAGACCGGTGGCAGATAAAATGAAGATCTCTAGGGAAAAGTTAGCTTTTATCATCGATGCTACCGCTGCCCCTATCGCCGGAATGGCTATAATTTCTACTTGGATTGGTTATGAAATCAGTTTAATAAGGGATGGCTATGCTCAAATTGGAGAAACAGTCAATGCTTATGGAATTTTTATAGAAACTATCCCCTATAGATTCTATAATATTTTTATTATGGTACTGATAATTTTAACAGCAATTTTAGCCCGGGAGTTTGGACCGATGCTCACTGCAGAGAAAAGGGCAAAAACTTTTGGAAAAGTTATTGCCGATGATGCCAAACCTTTAGTTTCCAATGAAAACCAAAGCACTTTAGCTAAAGAGGGAATTAAGCTCAGTATCTGGAATGCAATTATCCCCATAGGCTCTTTAATTTTACTGGCCTTTTTAGGTTTTTACTATAGTGGCTATACAGCAATTATGTCTGGAGAAGACTTAGAATTGATCCAGTTAATAAAAAATCAACCCCTTACTTTAAACTCTATAAGGGAAATATTCGGAGAATCTGATGCCAGTGTTGTCCTTTTTCAGTCTGCTTTTTTAGCTAGTATTATAGCTATAGTAATGGCTGTTTCTCAAAAAATAATGACTTTAGGAGAAGCCATCGATACATGGTTAGAGGGAGTAAAGTCTTTAATTATTACCGGTGCCATTTTATTACTGGCTTGGTCATTATCAGCAACTATTAAAGAATTGGGAACTGCACCTTATTTGGCAGGAGTTTTATCTGAAACATTACCTGGCTTTTTACTACCTAGCTTAATATTTATCCTAGGTGCGGTAATCTCCTTTGCCACCGGTACATCGTACGGAACCATGGGGATCTTGATGCCCTTAGTCATCCCTTTAGCATATTCAATGGCTTCTGATGTTAATTTAATGACTATGAGTATCGGAGCTGTTTTAACCGGTGCTATCTTCGGTGACCATTGTTCTCCTATCTCAGATACCACCATTTTATCTTCTATGGGTTCAATGTGTGACCATTTACATCATGTTAAAACCCAGCTTTATTATGCTATTTCTATAGGTATTGTAACTGTAATTTTTGGCTACTTACCTGTTGCCCTAGGTGTTCCCGTTACCTTTACTTTACTTTCAGGAATACTAGCCTGTTTCCTTTTAGTAAGATTTATTGGAAAACCTGTACATTAG